The Streptomyces sp. NBC_00344 genome includes a window with the following:
- a CDS encoding zinc-dependent alcohol dehydrogenase family protein codes for MAKAVLFRELGGPEVLSVEDVEAGTPGPGELRIRVDAIGINRAEVLFREGSYLEQPVFPSRLGYEAAGVVEATGEGVTRFSEGDTVSVVPGFSQNDYGVYGDHAVVPASAVVHRPAGTDAVTGAAIWMPYITAYGALVDIASLRAGDSVLITAASSSVGLAAIQIANHLGAIPIATTRSTAKKQQLLDAGAAHVIVTDEEDVTERARALTAGRGVDIVFDPVAGPGVEALNKAVAPGGTQFLYGYLDPRPTPLPSGMRPVSVRPYTLFELTTDEDRLRRAEAFINAGLRAGTFTPVVDRVFEGLKTVPDAHRYMESNTQIGKIVVTVQH; via the coding sequence ATGGCCAAGGCAGTACTCTTCCGCGAGCTCGGCGGTCCCGAAGTCCTGAGCGTCGAAGACGTCGAGGCCGGCACCCCGGGGCCGGGCGAACTCCGCATCAGGGTCGACGCGATCGGCATCAACCGTGCCGAGGTGCTCTTCCGAGAAGGCAGCTACCTCGAACAGCCGGTCTTCCCGTCCCGCCTGGGCTACGAGGCGGCCGGTGTCGTGGAGGCCACCGGCGAGGGCGTGACCCGCTTCAGCGAGGGCGACACGGTCAGCGTGGTGCCCGGATTCTCCCAGAACGACTACGGCGTCTACGGCGACCACGCGGTCGTCCCCGCATCGGCCGTGGTCCACCGCCCCGCCGGGACCGACGCCGTCACCGGCGCGGCCATCTGGATGCCGTACATCACCGCCTACGGCGCCCTCGTCGACATCGCATCCCTGCGCGCCGGCGACAGCGTGCTCATCACCGCCGCCTCCAGCAGTGTCGGCCTGGCCGCCATCCAGATCGCCAACCACCTGGGCGCCATCCCGATCGCGACCACCCGGAGCACGGCGAAGAAGCAGCAGCTGCTGGACGCCGGCGCCGCCCATGTCATCGTCACCGACGAAGAGGACGTCACCGAGCGGGCCAGGGCCCTGACCGCGGGCCGGGGTGTGGACATCGTCTTCGACCCGGTGGCCGGGCCCGGTGTCGAAGCCCTCAACAAGGCCGTGGCCCCCGGCGGCACACAGTTCCTCTACGGCTACCTCGACCCGCGCCCCACCCCGCTGCCCTCGGGCATGCGGCCCGTGAGTGTCCGGCCCTACACCCTCTTCGAGCTCACCACCGACGAGGACCGGCTGCGGCGCGCGGAGGCCTTCATCAACGCGGGACTGCGCGCGGGCACCTTCACCCCCGTCGTCGACCGCGTCTTCGAAGGGCTCAAGACGGTCCCGGACGCCCACCGTTACATGGAGTCCAACACCCAGATCGGCAAGATCGTCGTCACGGTCCAGCACTGA
- a CDS encoding class I SAM-dependent methyltransferase has product MAETVAGTDWTAWQESWDRQQEWYLPDREERFGVMLDMVEALVGPEPRVLDLACGTGSITDRLLKRFPEATSTGVDLDPALLTIAGGYFAGDERVTFVTADLSDPGWVDRLPHRRYDAVLTATALHWLHREPLAALYGQLGGLLKEGGVFMNADRMIDEETPRINAAESAHRHAAMERAKSSGVPDWAAWWALAAKDPVLAAPTAERFRIYGEHADGDQPSAAWHARTLRSAGFGEARPVWASPSDTLLLALK; this is encoded by the coding sequence ATGGCGGAGACAGTGGCGGGTACGGACTGGACGGCATGGCAGGAGAGCTGGGACCGGCAGCAGGAGTGGTACCTGCCGGACCGCGAGGAGCGGTTCGGGGTGATGCTCGACATGGTCGAGGCGCTGGTGGGGCCCGAGCCCCGGGTGCTGGATCTCGCGTGCGGTACGGGAAGTATCACGGACCGGCTGCTCAAACGGTTCCCGGAGGCCACCAGCACCGGCGTCGACCTCGATCCGGCTCTGCTGACCATTGCCGGCGGATACTTCGCCGGGGACGAGCGGGTCACCTTCGTCACCGCCGATCTGTCGGACCCCGGCTGGGTGGACCGGCTCCCGCACCGGCGGTACGACGCCGTGCTGACGGCCACCGCCCTGCACTGGCTGCACCGCGAGCCGCTCGCCGCACTGTACGGACAGCTCGGCGGGCTGCTGAAGGAGGGCGGTGTCTTCATGAACGCCGACCGCATGATCGACGAGGAGACACCCAGGATCAACGCCGCAGAGAGTGCCCACCGGCACGCGGCCATGGAACGCGCCAAGTCCTCCGGTGTGCCGGACTGGGCAGCCTGGTGGGCCCTGGCGGCGAAGGACCCGGTGCTCGCCGCCCCGACCGCCGAGCGGTTCAGGATCTACGGGGAGCACGCGGACGGTGATCAGCCGTCGGCCGCCTGGCACGCGCGGACCCTGCGCTCGGCCGGCTTCGGTGAGGCACGGCCGGTCTGGGCGTCGCCGTCGGACACGCTGCTGCTCGCCCTGAAGTGA
- a CDS encoding MBL fold metallo-hydrolase, whose protein sequence is MIDFHDGAPVPGSLDVVWHAGWPSPKHDPAPEIQVHAYTEHTLILRQNKSVHYEAPFLFLLFGNERALLLDTGATEDPGFFPLRATVDSLIGRWLERHPRERYGLLVAHTHGHGDHHAGDAQFAERPYTTVVGHRLTEVTEYFGLSRWPSGQAELDLGGRVLDLVPGPGHQSAAVVFHDRHTGLLLTGDSLYPGRIYVGDKEAFSATVERLLAFCADHPVTHLLGCHIEMSATAHQDYPRGTTHQPDEPPLQLTVEHLRRLAQALRDGTDDPQGEFSVVTSE, encoded by the coding sequence GTGATCGATTTTCATGACGGCGCGCCCGTGCCCGGAAGCCTCGATGTGGTCTGGCACGCGGGCTGGCCCTCCCCCAAGCACGACCCCGCACCGGAGATCCAGGTTCACGCGTACACCGAACACACCCTGATCCTGCGGCAGAACAAGTCCGTGCACTACGAAGCGCCCTTCCTCTTCCTGCTGTTCGGGAACGAAAGGGCGCTGCTGCTGGACACCGGTGCGACAGAGGATCCTGGTTTCTTCCCGCTACGGGCGACCGTGGACTCGCTGATCGGCCGATGGCTGGAGCGCCATCCCCGCGAGCGGTACGGGCTGCTGGTGGCCCACACCCACGGGCACGGCGACCACCACGCGGGGGACGCGCAGTTCGCCGAGCGCCCGTACACCACCGTCGTGGGGCACCGGCTGACGGAGGTGACCGAGTACTTCGGCCTGTCCCGGTGGCCTTCGGGGCAGGCCGAACTGGACCTCGGCGGGCGGGTGCTGGATCTGGTCCCCGGCCCGGGGCACCAGAGCGCCGCGGTCGTGTTCCACGACCGCCACACCGGTCTGCTGCTCACCGGGGACTCGCTCTACCCCGGCCGGATCTACGTCGGCGACAAGGAGGCGTTCAGCGCCACGGTCGAGCGGCTGCTCGCGTTCTGTGCGGACCACCCGGTGACGCACCTTCTCGGCTGTCACATCGAGATGTCGGCCACCGCTCACCAGGACTACCCGCGCGGCACCACCCACCAGCCCGACGAGCCGCCGCTTCAGCTCACGGTGGAGCATCTGCGGCGGCTGGCACAGGCCCTGCGGGACGGAACCGACGACCCGCAGGGGGAGTTCTCCGTCGTCACGAGTGAGTGA
- a CDS encoding amino acid ABC transporter permease has translation MTADMTKAAHEDAPPKATEAIRAIPVRHYGRYVTAVVAIAILVSIVYAFAQGKINWGAIPDYFFDHRIIHGVGQTLLLTVLSMAIGIVGGIVLAVMRLSKNPVTSSISWFYIWFFRGTPVLVQLMVWFNLGLVFQYINLGPIYKDYWSSFMTPLLTALLGLGLNEAAYMAEICRAGLLAVDEGQTEAAHALGMSHGKTLRRIVVPQAMRVIVPPTGNEVINMLKTTSLVAAVQFYELLRTAQDIGQTSGAAVEMLFLAAAWYLVMTTVFSIGQFYLERYYARGSSRSIPLTPFQKAKANLMSFSNRPGGAA, from the coding sequence ATGACTGCTGACATGACAAAGGCGGCGCACGAAGACGCGCCCCCGAAGGCAACCGAGGCCATCCGGGCGATCCCGGTCCGGCACTACGGGCGGTACGTCACCGCCGTGGTCGCCATCGCCATCCTGGTGTCGATCGTCTATGCGTTCGCCCAAGGCAAGATCAACTGGGGTGCCATCCCGGACTACTTCTTCGACCACCGGATCATCCACGGCGTCGGGCAGACCCTGCTGCTCACCGTTCTCTCCATGGCCATCGGCATCGTCGGCGGCATCGTCCTCGCGGTGATGCGGCTTTCCAAGAATCCCGTGACCTCGTCGATCTCGTGGTTCTACATCTGGTTCTTCCGGGGCACTCCGGTCCTCGTACAGCTGATGGTCTGGTTCAACCTGGGCCTGGTCTTCCAGTACATCAACCTCGGTCCGATCTACAAGGACTACTGGTCGAGCTTCATGACGCCGCTGCTCACGGCGCTGCTCGGCCTGGGGCTGAACGAGGCCGCCTACATGGCGGAGATCTGCCGGGCCGGCCTTCTCGCGGTGGACGAGGGCCAGACCGAGGCAGCGCACGCGCTGGGCATGAGCCACGGCAAGACGCTGCGGCGGATCGTAGTCCCGCAGGCCATGCGGGTCATCGTGCCGCCGACCGGCAACGAGGTCATCAACATGCTGAAGACCACCTCGCTGGTCGCCGCGGTGCAGTTCTACGAGCTGCTCCGCACAGCCCAGGACATCGGGCAGACCTCCGGGGCGGCGGTCGAGATGCTGTTCCTGGCAGCCGCCTGGTATCTGGTGATGACGACCGTCTTCTCGATCGGCCAGTTCTACCTGGAGCGGTATTACGCACGCGGCTCCAGCCGCAGTATCCCGCTGACCCCGTTCCAGAAGGCCAAGGCCAATCTCATGTCGTTCAGCAACCGCCCTGGGGGTGCCGCATGA
- a CDS encoding zinc-binding dehydrogenase, producing the protein MFAAYANRIDRDHPLNGLELGERPAPEPRPGWVTVNVRAASLNHHDLWSLRGVGLAEDKLPMILGCDAAGTDQDGNEVVLHSVIGQMGYGVGAREGRSILTEKYQGTFAEQVTVPEWNVLRKPPELSFEQAACLPTAWLTAYRMLFTNAGVRPGDSVLVQGAGGGVATAAIVLGKAAGLRMYATSRDEAKRKRAVELGAVDAFEPGARLPQRVDAVIETVGAATWSHSVKSLRPGGTLVISGATSGPNPASAELTRIFFLELKIVGSTMGSKDELEDLLSFCAATGVRPVIDEVLPLDRAREGFEKMATGELFGKIVLTHS; encoded by the coding sequence ATGTTCGCCGCCTACGCCAACCGCATCGACCGTGATCACCCCCTCAACGGCCTTGAGCTGGGCGAACGCCCGGCCCCCGAGCCCCGTCCAGGCTGGGTGACGGTCAACGTCAGAGCCGCGTCCCTCAACCACCACGACCTCTGGTCGCTGCGCGGTGTCGGACTCGCCGAGGACAAGCTCCCGATGATCCTCGGCTGCGACGCCGCCGGAACCGACCAGGACGGCAACGAGGTCGTTCTGCATTCCGTCATCGGCCAGATGGGGTACGGGGTCGGCGCCCGGGAAGGCCGCTCGATCCTGACGGAGAAGTACCAGGGCACCTTCGCCGAGCAGGTCACGGTGCCCGAGTGGAATGTGCTCCGCAAGCCTCCGGAGCTGAGTTTCGAGCAGGCTGCCTGTCTGCCGACCGCCTGGCTGACGGCGTACCGCATGCTCTTCACCAACGCCGGTGTGCGACCGGGTGATTCGGTACTGGTCCAGGGAGCCGGCGGCGGGGTGGCGACCGCGGCCATCGTCCTCGGGAAGGCCGCGGGACTGCGGATGTACGCCACAAGCCGCGACGAGGCGAAGCGCAAGCGGGCCGTGGAACTCGGCGCGGTGGACGCCTTCGAGCCCGGCGCCCGGCTGCCGCAGCGGGTGGACGCCGTCATCGAGACCGTCGGCGCCGCCACCTGGTCACACTCCGTCAAGTCGCTCAGGCCGGGCGGGACCCTGGTGATCTCCGGGGCCACCAGCGGCCCGAACCCGGCGTCGGCCGAGCTCACCCGGATCTTCTTCCTGGAGCTGAAAATCGTCGGCTCGACCATGGGCTCCAAGGACGAACTGGAGGACCTGCTCTCCTTCTGCGCCGCCACCGGTGTCCGGCCCGTCATCGACGAGGTGCTGCCGCTGGACCGCGCCCGCGAGGGCTTCGAGAAGATGGCGACCGGGGAGCTCTTCGGGAAGATCGTCCTCACTCACTCGTGA
- the sodN gene encoding superoxide dismutase, Ni — protein sequence MLSRLFAPKVKVSAHCDLPCGVYDPAQARIEAESVKAVQEKYQANEDPHFRARATVIKEERAELAKHHVSVLWSDYFKPPHFEKYPELHQLVNDALKALSAAKGSTDPATGQKALDYIAQIDKIFWETKKA from the coding sequence ATGCTTTCCCGCCTGTTTGCCCCCAAGGTGAAGGTCAGCGCCCACTGCGACCTCCCCTGCGGCGTTTACGACCCGGCCCAGGCCCGTATCGAGGCCGAGTCGGTCAAGGCTGTTCAGGAGAAGTACCAGGCCAACGAGGACCCGCACTTCCGGGCCCGCGCGACGGTCATCAAGGAAGAGCGCGCCGAGCTTGCCAAGCACCACGTCTCGGTGCTGTGGAGCGACTACTTCAAGCCCCCGCACTTCGAGAAGTACCCCGAGCTCCACCAGCTCGTCAACGACGCCCTGAAGGCGCTGTCGGCGGCCAAGGGCTCGACGGACCCGGCGACCGGCCAGAAGGCGCTGGACTACATCGCCCAGATCGACAAGATCTTCTGGGAGACCAAGAAGGCCTGA
- a CDS encoding CGNR zinc finger domain-containing protein, protein MELAYYSDYAVRLVNTEEPARNKDSLTSVDAVRALFGANASAARRATDADVTRFRSVRGRLRAVFEAADSGDETLAVDQLNSLLMEFPVSPQVSGHDHRDEDGRPLWHMHLADHPSNATSGYAAIASMGLAFHLTEYGVDRLGLCEAAPCRNAYLDTSTNRSRRYCSDRCATRANVAAYRARKRLETSRSVSTGRTDDASQAIITPTER, encoded by the coding sequence GTGGAACTGGCCTATTACTCGGACTACGCCGTGCGCCTGGTCAACACCGAGGAGCCGGCCCGCAACAAGGACTCCCTCACCTCGGTCGACGCCGTGCGCGCGCTCTTCGGTGCGAACGCGTCGGCGGCCCGCCGTGCCACGGACGCCGATGTCACCCGGTTCCGTTCGGTGCGGGGCAGGCTGCGTGCCGTCTTCGAAGCGGCGGACAGCGGTGACGAGACGCTGGCGGTGGATCAGCTCAACTCACTGCTGATGGAGTTCCCGGTCTCACCGCAGGTGTCGGGGCACGACCACCGGGACGAGGACGGCCGTCCGCTCTGGCACATGCATCTGGCCGACCATCCCTCCAACGCGACGTCCGGCTATGCCGCGATCGCCTCGATGGGGCTGGCCTTCCATCTCACCGAGTACGGCGTGGACCGGCTGGGGCTGTGCGAGGCAGCACCGTGCCGCAACGCCTACCTCGACACCTCGACCAACCGCTCACGCCGCTACTGCTCGGACCGCTGCGCGACCCGGGCCAACGTGGCCGCCTACCGTGCGCGCAAGCGCCTGGAGACATCACGGTCCGTCAGTACCGGCCGGACGGACGACGCGAGCCAGGCCATCATCACTCCGACCGAGCGCTGA
- a CDS encoding helix-turn-helix transcriptional regulator translates to MAPVFAHGRLRLYLLKLLDEAPRHGYEVIRLLEERFQGLYAPSAGTVYPRLAKLEAEGLVTHASEGGRKVYSITDAGRTELAGRSGELADLELEIRESVSELAAEIRADVSGSASDLRREIRQAAQEARAGSDTRPRDGREGAAGKPFPGFPEASDFFDGSWSDKEGWRQAKEEFKRARQEWKDQARRAKDESRRAREDAEQARKQAKEAQDKARSQMQRVAQQVQEHFARGDWPTGVREGIAEFTREFGQFGRGADTADDTEVTAERPGPAGETAAPEPEWAHEDPSGNPARDLDRLLDRFRDGIRDAARDHGVTDDQVRDARRHLSAAAAHIGAVLRPPRA, encoded by the coding sequence ATGGCTCCCGTCTTCGCGCACGGCCGACTGCGCCTCTACCTCCTGAAGCTGCTGGACGAGGCCCCGCGTCACGGCTACGAAGTGATCAGGTTGCTCGAGGAGCGCTTCCAGGGCCTGTACGCGCCCAGCGCGGGCACGGTCTACCCCCGGCTCGCCAAACTGGAGGCCGAGGGACTGGTCACGCACGCGTCCGAGGGCGGCCGCAAGGTGTATTCGATCACCGATGCGGGCCGCACAGAACTGGCCGGCCGCAGCGGCGAACTGGCCGATCTGGAGCTGGAGATCCGTGAGTCCGTCTCCGAGCTGGCCGCGGAGATCCGTGCCGATGTCAGCGGCTCGGCGAGCGATCTGCGGCGCGAGATCCGGCAGGCCGCGCAGGAAGCGCGTGCCGGCTCGGACACCCGGCCGCGCGACGGCCGGGAGGGCGCCGCGGGCAAGCCCTTCCCGGGCTTTCCGGAGGCGTCCGACTTCTTCGACGGTTCCTGGAGCGACAAGGAGGGCTGGCGCCAGGCCAAGGAGGAGTTCAAGCGCGCCAGGCAGGAATGGAAGGATCAGGCCCGCCGGGCCAAGGACGAGTCCCGCCGGGCCCGCGAGGACGCCGAGCAGGCCCGCAAGCAGGCCAAGGAGGCGCAGGACAAGGCCCGCAGCCAGATGCAGCGGGTCGCGCAGCAGGTACAGGAACACTTCGCGCGCGGCGACTGGCCGACCGGCGTACGTGAAGGCATCGCCGAGTTCACCAGGGAGTTCGGGCAGTTCGGCCGCGGCGCCGACACCGCCGACGACACCGAGGTCACTGCCGAGCGGCCCGGTCCGGCCGGGGAGACCGCGGCCCCGGAGCCCGAGTGGGCGCACGAGGACCCGTCCGGCAACCCGGCACGCGATCTCGACCGGCTGCTCGACCGCTTCCGCGACGGCATCCGGGACGCCGCACGGGACCACGGGGTGACGGATGACCAGGTGCGGGACGCACGCCGTCATCTGTCAGCGGCGGCGGCGCACATCGGTGCGGTGCTGCGGCCACCCCGGGCCTGA
- a CDS encoding ABC transporter substrate-binding protein, with protein sequence MTASTTRRTAAMKSRTAAVGALAVAGALLLTACGDQTKNNTVDSGTGKSSAAPLAGLLPKDIKDKGVIKVGSDIAYAPVEFKDGSGKVSGIDPELGAALGKQLGVRFEFENGTFETLIGGVRAKRYDILMSAMTDTKDRQNGLDNGKKVGEGVDFVDYYTAGVSIYTPKGKDQGIKTWDDLCGKKIVVQRATVSNDLAKAQAKKCPAGKKLDIQAFDDDQQAQTRLRSGGADAGSSDSPIAAYAVKTSGGGKDFQIVGPTVEAAPYGIAVAKGNDQLSKALQKAMDAIIKNGEYNKILTKWGAQQGAVTSAKLNSGS encoded by the coding sequence ATGACCGCAAGCACCACCCGCCGCACGGCCGCAATGAAGTCCCGGACAGCCGCGGTCGGCGCACTCGCGGTCGCCGGCGCACTGCTGCTGACCGCCTGCGGCGACCAGACGAAGAACAACACGGTGGACTCCGGCACCGGCAAGAGCAGCGCCGCTCCGCTCGCCGGCCTGCTGCCAAAGGACATCAAGGACAAGGGTGTCATCAAGGTCGGTTCGGACATCGCGTACGCCCCGGTCGAATTCAAGGACGGTTCCGGCAAGGTGTCCGGCATCGATCCTGAACTCGGAGCAGCGCTCGGCAAGCAGCTCGGTGTGCGGTTCGAGTTCGAGAACGGCACGTTCGAGACGCTCATCGGCGGCGTGCGTGCGAAGCGCTACGACATCCTGATGTCGGCGATGACCGACACCAAGGACCGCCAGAACGGTCTGGACAACGGCAAGAAGGTCGGCGAGGGCGTCGACTTCGTCGACTACTACACAGCAGGCGTCTCGATTTACACGCCCAAGGGCAAGGACCAGGGGATCAAGACCTGGGACGACCTCTGTGGCAAGAAGATCGTCGTGCAGCGCGCCACCGTGTCAAATGATCTGGCCAAGGCTCAGGCGAAGAAGTGCCCGGCAGGCAAGAAGCTCGACATCCAGGCGTTCGACGACGACCAGCAGGCCCAGACCCGGCTGCGCTCGGGCGGTGCCGACGCCGGTTCCTCCGACTCCCCGATCGCCGCGTACGCGGTGAAGACATCGGGCGGCGGCAAGGACTTCCAGATCGTCGGCCCCACGGTCGAGGCCGCTCCGTACGGCATCGCCGTCGCCAAGGGCAACGATCAGCTCAGCAAGGCCCTCCAGAAGGCCATGGACGCCATCATCAAGAACGGCGAGTACAACAAGATCCTTACCAAGTGGGGCGCCCAGCAGGGTGCGGTCACCTCGGCCAAGCTCAACAGCGGATCCTGA
- the sodX gene encoding nickel-type superoxide dismutase maturation protease: MTNQGRERNMSFGMAEVGGLSMVPTLLHGDQVLVHYGVQLRPGDVAVLRHPLQQDLLVVKRLVERRDGGWWVLGDSSVESAQDSREYGAVPDELVLGRVRARYRPITPGRQRSVGVMMAWLASSVRPVLTDRDVSRRLRAR; this comes from the coding sequence ATGACGAATCAGGGGCGGGAGCGCAACATGTCCTTCGGGATGGCGGAGGTGGGCGGGCTCTCCATGGTGCCCACGCTGCTCCACGGCGATCAGGTACTCGTGCATTACGGCGTGCAGCTCAGGCCGGGCGACGTGGCGGTGCTGCGACACCCCCTCCAGCAGGATCTGCTCGTGGTGAAGCGGCTGGTCGAGCGGCGCGACGGCGGCTGGTGGGTGCTCGGGGACAGTTCGGTGGAGAGCGCGCAGGACAGCCGGGAGTACGGGGCGGTGCCCGATGAACTGGTGCTCGGCCGCGTGCGTGCCCGCTACCGGCCCATCACGCCGGGGCGTCAGCGCTCGGTCGGAGTGATGATGGCCTGGCTCGCGTCGTCCGTCCGGCCGGTACTGACGGACCGTGATGTCTCCAGGCGCTTGCGCGCACGGTAG
- a CDS encoding NAD(P)-dependent malic enzyme has protein sequence MAAEIVNPRSDSFSSPSDAEEPFDPAFALHRGGKMAIQATVPVRDRDELSLAYTPGVAKVCSAIAENPELVHDYTWKSQVVAVVTDGTAVLGLGDIGPEASLPVMEGKAILFKQFGGVDAVPIALATTDTDEIVETVLRLAPSFGGVNLEDISAPRCFEIERRLQEQLDIPVFHDDQHGTAVVTLAALRNAATLTGRSLGQLRAVISGAGAAGVAIARILIEAGIGDVTVCDRKGILSVDRDDLTDIKREVAGFTNKSKLVGPLESAMSGADVFIGVSGGTVPEPAVATMAEGCFIFAMANPDPEIHPAIAHKYAAVVATGRSDFPNQINNVLAFPGIFAGALQVRASRITEGMKLAAAEALAAVVADELSPECVIPSPFDERVAPAVTSAVAAAARAEGVARR, from the coding sequence ATGGCAGCGGAGATCGTCAATCCTCGCAGCGACAGCTTCAGCTCCCCCTCGGACGCCGAGGAGCCCTTCGACCCGGCCTTCGCGCTGCATCGCGGGGGCAAGATGGCCATCCAGGCCACGGTGCCGGTGCGCGACAGGGACGAGCTGTCCCTCGCCTACACGCCCGGAGTCGCGAAGGTGTGCAGCGCCATCGCCGAGAACCCGGAGCTCGTTCACGACTACACCTGGAAGTCGCAGGTCGTCGCCGTCGTGACGGATGGCACCGCGGTGCTGGGACTCGGTGACATCGGCCCGGAGGCATCCCTCCCCGTGATGGAGGGCAAAGCGATCCTCTTCAAGCAGTTCGGCGGCGTCGACGCGGTGCCGATCGCGCTGGCGACCACGGACACGGACGAGATCGTGGAGACCGTGCTGAGGCTCGCGCCGTCCTTCGGCGGCGTGAACCTGGAAGACATCTCCGCACCGCGCTGTTTCGAGATCGAGCGCAGGCTGCAGGAGCAGCTGGACATCCCGGTCTTCCACGACGACCAGCACGGCACCGCGGTCGTCACACTGGCCGCGCTGCGGAACGCCGCGACGCTCACCGGCCGCTCGCTGGGGCAGCTGCGCGCGGTCATCTCGGGCGCGGGAGCGGCCGGTGTCGCGATCGCGAGGATCCTCATCGAGGCCGGCATCGGCGATGTGACGGTGTGCGACCGCAAGGGCATCCTGTCGGTGGACCGTGACGATCTGACCGACATCAAGCGCGAGGTGGCCGGCTTCACCAACAAGTCGAAGCTGGTCGGTCCGCTGGAGTCCGCGATGTCCGGTGCGGACGTCTTCATCGGGGTCTCCGGCGGTACGGTGCCCGAGCCGGCCGTCGCCACGATGGCCGAAGGCTGCTTCATCTTCGCGATGGCCAACCCCGACCCGGAGATCCACCCCGCCATCGCCCACAAGTACGCGGCGGTCGTCGCCACCGGGCGGAGCGACTTCCCCAACCAGATCAACAATGTGCTGGCGTTCCCCGGCATCTTCGCCGGGGCGCTCCAGGTGCGTGCGTCGCGGATCACCGAGGGCATGAAGCTCGCCGCGGCGGAGGCACTGGCGGCCGTGGTGGCCGATGAGCTCAGCCCGGAGTGCGTGATCCCGTCACCGTTCGACGAGCGGGTGGCTCCCGCGGTCACATCGGCTGTCGCCGCTGCCGCGCGGGCGGAGGGTGTGGCCCGGCGCTGA
- a CDS encoding amino acid ABC transporter ATP-binding protein, which translates to MTAMVKAEGVHKSFGPAHILKGIDLEVAPREVFCLIGPSGSGKSTFLRCINHLEKVNAGRLYVDGELVGYRQKGDKLYELKDSEVALKRRDIGMVFQRFNLFPHMTAIENVMEAPVQVRGEAKAVARARAERLLDRVGLADKAGSYPTQLSGGQQQRVAIARALAMEPKLMLFDEPTSALDPELVGDVLDVMRGLADDGMTMIVVTHEMGFAREVGDALVFMDDGVVVESGHPRDVLSNPQHDRTKSFLSKVL; encoded by the coding sequence ATGACCGCCATGGTGAAGGCCGAGGGCGTCCACAAGTCCTTCGGCCCCGCGCACATCCTCAAGGGGATCGACCTCGAGGTCGCCCCGCGTGAGGTGTTCTGCCTGATCGGCCCTTCCGGGTCCGGCAAGTCGACGTTCCTGCGGTGCATCAACCACCTGGAGAAGGTCAATGCCGGGCGGCTGTACGTCGACGGGGAGCTGGTCGGCTACCGGCAGAAGGGCGACAAGCTGTACGAGCTCAAGGACAGCGAAGTCGCGCTGAAGCGCCGGGACATCGGCATGGTCTTCCAGCGCTTCAACCTCTTCCCGCACATGACGGCCATCGAGAACGTCATGGAGGCGCCGGTCCAGGTGCGCGGCGAGGCGAAGGCGGTGGCCAGGGCCCGTGCCGAGCGGCTGCTCGACCGGGTCGGCCTCGCGGACAAGGCGGGGAGCTATCCCACCCAGCTCTCCGGCGGCCAGCAGCAGCGGGTGGCGATCGCCCGAGCGCTGGCGATGGAGCCCAAGCTGATGCTCTTCGACGAGCCCACATCGGCGCTCGACCCCGAGCTGGTGGGTGACGTCCTCGACGTCATGCGCGGCCTCGCGGACGACGGTATGACGATGATCGTGGTCACCCATGAGATGGGCTTCGCCCGTGAGGTGGGTGACGCGCTGGTCTTCATGGACGACGGTGTGGTGGTCGAGTCCGGCCACCCGCGGGACGTGCTGTCCAATCCGCAGCACGACCGCACGAAGTCGTTCCTGTCGAAGGTGCTGTAG